A single region of the Polyangiaceae bacterium genome encodes:
- a CDS encoding ABC transporter ATP-binding protein has translation MAASVTLKGLTRRFSKTERPALDRFDLQVAAGEVVSLVGPSGCGKSTTLRLIAGLDTADAGSIRIGDRNMLGVPPQDRDVAMVFQGFALYPHMTVREILDFPLKMRRVAVAERKQRIDETAAMLDITRLLDRRPGQLSGGEQQRVAMGRAIVRRPEVFLFDEPLSNLDAALRAELRVELGKLLRKLKATALYVTHDQAEAMTLSDRIVLLKSGRLEQIATPREIYERPRTVFSAGFFGSPPMNLIPVADGKAGGIEVADAPADGTLLGIRPEHIRLRNLDSVAYRGTATVVAVELLGGESHLELDADGVVLRAKASGFDGPALHETIDFGFARDHVRWFDGESGRCLEDA, from the coding sequence GTGGCTGCCTCCGTCACCCTCAAGGGGCTCACCCGTCGCTTCTCGAAGACCGAGCGCCCGGCCCTCGATCGCTTCGATCTTCAAGTCGCCGCTGGAGAAGTGGTCAGTCTGGTCGGCCCCAGTGGCTGCGGCAAGAGCACGACCCTCAGGCTGATCGCCGGCCTCGACACCGCCGATGCGGGGTCCATTCGCATTGGCGACCGCAACATGCTCGGCGTGCCGCCCCAGGACCGGGACGTGGCGATGGTGTTTCAGGGCTTCGCCCTGTACCCACACATGACGGTCCGAGAGATCCTCGACTTTCCCCTGAAGATGCGCCGAGTCGCCGTGGCCGAGCGCAAGCAGCGCATCGACGAAACGGCTGCCATGCTCGACATCACGCGATTGCTCGATCGGCGGCCGGGTCAACTCTCCGGTGGTGAACAGCAGCGCGTTGCCATGGGCCGGGCCATCGTCCGCAGGCCCGAGGTCTTTCTTTTCGACGAGCCCTTGAGCAATCTGGATGCAGCGCTACGCGCCGAACTACGGGTAGAGCTCGGCAAGTTGTTGCGCAAGCTGAAGGCCACCGCTCTGTACGTGACGCACGACCAAGCCGAGGCGATGACGCTCTCGGACCGAATCGTGCTGCTGAAATCGGGACGCCTGGAGCAAATCGCAACCCCACGCGAGATCTACGAGCGTCCACGCACGGTATTTTCCGCTGGTTTCTTCGGAAGCCCACCCATGAACCTGATCCCGGTGGCCGACGGAAAGGCCGGCGGCATCGAGGTGGCGGACGCACCTGCCGATGGCACCTTGCTCGGGATCCGCCCCGAACACATACGGCTCAGGAACCTCGACTCTGTGGCCTATCGTGGCACGGCCACGGTCGTGGCCGTGGAACTGCTGGGCGGCGAGAGCCACCTCGAACTCGACGCCGATGGCGTCGTGCTGCGCGCCAAGGCGTCCGGCTTCGATGGCCCCGCGCTGCACGAGACCATCGACTTTGGTTTCGCGCGGGACCACGTGCGCTGGTTCGACGGCGAAAGCGGGCGCTGCTTGGAGGACGCGTGA
- a CDS encoding ABC transporter substrate-binding protein — translation MIRAARALSRRAFALGCGALACQSTPSVEGRTVATLWFTYGGRNRQVLESLVKRFNESQQDVYVRAVFQGDYFEGLAKLRTAIAAKAAPTLSHVVGEVVPYLADAGVLQPLDGYPHATQLGVVEALGQTGSWIGGADRALVCLPFNRSTPIAYVNGAIFEQLGLRPPSTWQELVEVAKAASRRGTERPERFGFGCPIDWWFWTALVGQAGGKVVEDDGRVTLGGDAGVEAIELWQRMVHQDNSMKPPPGRDYNAWEQTNQDFLSGRTAMIWTSTAFLKYLEENAPFPVVAAPLPRHRRRAVPTGGTHWVMLAQAPTEQKQAAWAFLRFMHQPDQVIEWATRTGYMPVTRGGIERLKQSGYYDKHPNDRVAVEQLAVALPWPWSPELFRVQREIVQPRLEGAVLGRDSARAVIDSARAAAEPQR, via the coding sequence GTGATCCGCGCCGCCCGGGCGCTGAGCCGCCGCGCCTTCGCCTTGGGTTGCGGCGCCCTCGCGTGTCAGTCGACTCCCAGCGTCGAAGGGCGGACCGTTGCCACCCTGTGGTTCACCTACGGCGGGCGCAACCGCCAAGTGCTCGAGTCCCTGGTCAAGCGCTTCAACGAGTCCCAGCAGGACGTTTACGTCCGCGCCGTTTTTCAGGGCGACTACTTCGAGGGGTTGGCGAAGCTACGCACCGCCATTGCGGCCAAGGCCGCGCCCACGCTCAGCCACGTGGTGGGCGAGGTCGTCCCCTACTTGGCCGACGCGGGCGTGCTGCAGCCCTTGGACGGCTATCCCCACGCCACTCAGCTCGGCGTCGTCGAAGCGTTGGGTCAGACCGGCTCGTGGATCGGCGGCGCCGACCGCGCTCTGGTGTGCCTGCCTTTCAACCGTTCCACCCCCATCGCCTACGTGAACGGCGCCATCTTCGAGCAACTGGGCTTGCGCCCCCCGAGCACCTGGCAAGAGCTGGTGGAGGTAGCCAAAGCTGCGAGCCGCCGCGGTACCGAGCGGCCCGAGCGTTTCGGTTTTGGCTGTCCAATCGATTGGTGGTTTTGGACGGCCTTGGTCGGCCAGGCCGGGGGCAAAGTCGTGGAAGACGACGGCCGCGTGACTCTGGGCGGCGACGCGGGGGTGGAGGCCATCGAACTCTGGCAACGGATGGTGCACCAGGACAACAGCATGAAGCCGCCACCGGGGCGGGACTACAACGCGTGGGAACAAACGAACCAGGACTTTCTCTCCGGGCGCACGGCGATGATTTGGACCAGCACGGCGTTCCTCAAGTACCTCGAAGAGAACGCTCCCTTCCCCGTCGTGGCTGCGCCCTTGCCACGTCATCGTCGCCGCGCCGTGCCGACCGGCGGCACGCACTGGGTGATGCTCGCGCAAGCGCCAACCGAGCAGAAGCAGGCGGCGTGGGCCTTCTTGCGCTTCATGCATCAGCCTGATCAAGTCATCGAGTGGGCCACGCGCACGGGCTACATGCCGGTCACCCGCGGCGGCATCGAGCGGCTGAAGCAAAGCGGCTACTACGACAAGCACCCCAACGATCGCGTTGCCGTGGAGCAGCTCGCGGTCGCTTTGCCCTGGCCCTGGAGCCCGGAGCTGTTCCGGGTGCAGCGAGAGATCGTGCAGCCTCGCTTGGAGGGCGCGGTCTTGGGTCGAGACAGCGCGCGTGCGGTCATCGACTCGGCGCGTGCAGCCGCGGAGCCCCAGCGATGA
- a CDS encoding sugar ABC transporter permease, which yields MKAGALAPRRPRDPYLLLAPTVLLLAVFFFYPLLSAAYWSLHEWDLLTAPRYVGLDNYRAILDSGLVGQALLSTTVFSVVVVLGSMSLGLALALALNRDGVFAAFVRGAVFSAYVISWVSVALLWLWVLDADAGAFTALLRALGLPTKNWLGDPSVALYTLAGVTIWKIAGYSMVLFLAGLQDIPRSLYEAAALDGAGPLSRFWRITWPLLRPTTAFVGTTSLIVSFQVFDVVRVMTQGGPVRSTTVFVYAIYEQVFLNLRVGRASALVVIFFVLLLALTALQLWAWRQKGAT from the coding sequence ATGAAGGCGGGAGCCCTCGCTCCGCGTCGCCCACGCGACCCCTACCTGCTCCTGGCGCCGACGGTGCTCTTGCTCGCGGTGTTCTTCTTCTACCCGCTGCTCAGCGCGGCGTATTGGAGTCTGCACGAGTGGGATTTGCTGACCGCACCCCGCTACGTCGGTCTCGACAACTACCGCGCGATCCTCGACAGTGGGCTCGTCGGTCAGGCGCTGCTCTCCACCACGGTATTCTCGGTCGTGGTCGTGCTCGGGTCGATGAGCCTCGGGCTGGCATTGGCACTAGCACTCAATCGCGACGGTGTGTTCGCGGCATTCGTACGCGGCGCCGTCTTCTCCGCCTACGTGATCAGCTGGGTCAGTGTCGCCTTGCTCTGGCTGTGGGTGCTCGACGCCGACGCGGGCGCCTTCACCGCGCTGCTACGCGCGTTGGGCCTGCCGACGAAGAACTGGCTCGGGGACCCGTCCGTGGCGCTCTACACCCTGGCCGGCGTGACGATCTGGAAGATCGCGGGCTACTCGATGGTGCTGTTCTTGGCTGGGCTGCAGGACATCCCGCGCTCGTTGTACGAGGCTGCAGCCCTCGACGGAGCGGGACCGCTCTCACGCTTCTGGCGCATCACGTGGCCGTTGCTGCGCCCCACCACGGCGTTCGTGGGTACCACGAGCTTGATCGTGAGCTTTCAAGTGTTCGACGTCGTGCGCGTGATGACCCAAGGCGGCCCCGTGCGCAGCACGACGGTGTTCGTCTACGCCATCTACGAACAGGTGTTTCTCAACTTGCGCGTCGGGCGCGCCAGTGCTCTGGTCGTGATTTTCTTCGTCTTGTTGCTGGCCCTCACCGCGCTTCAGCTCTGGGCTTGGCGCCAAAAGGGAGCCACATGA
- a CDS encoding carbohydrate ABC transporter permease, whose product MNRRLAALTTNVALGLVACLWLLPYAWMVSTSFKTLPEIVRAPTAPLPSGLDPSAYRGVVEAMPLAHYFWNTTLMALAIAVLQIGVALPAGYALAKLDYRGRALSFGLVVATLLIPAQVRFVPVFTMLADLSLVNTMTGLVLPFGVSAFGTFLIRQALMAVPNSLIEAARLDGAGELTIIYRLLAPMLKPTLVAFFLFSFVYHWNDYFWPLVMTTDDAVRTLPLGIALLREQGTGVRWHVVMAGNVVLSAPALAVFALAQKHLLRAVSAKAF is encoded by the coding sequence ATGAACCGACGTCTCGCTGCATTGACCACGAACGTCGCCTTGGGGCTTGTCGCTTGCCTGTGGCTCTTGCCCTACGCCTGGATGGTCTCCACTAGCTTCAAGACGCTGCCGGAGATCGTCCGCGCCCCCACCGCGCCCTTGCCCTCGGGCTTGGATCCCAGCGCCTATCGCGGCGTGGTGGAAGCCATGCCCTTGGCGCACTACTTTTGGAATACCACGCTGATGGCACTGGCCATTGCGGTCTTGCAGATCGGCGTGGCGCTGCCGGCGGGATACGCGCTAGCCAAGCTCGACTATCGCGGCCGCGCGCTGTCCTTCGGCCTGGTCGTGGCCACCCTGCTCATTCCTGCGCAGGTGCGCTTCGTCCCCGTGTTCACGATGCTGGCGGATCTGTCGCTAGTGAACACGATGACCGGCCTGGTGCTGCCCTTCGGCGTGAGCGCATTCGGAACGTTCCTGATTCGACAGGCGCTGATGGCGGTGCCCAACAGCCTGATCGAAGCTGCGCGCCTAGACGGCGCCGGTGAGCTGACCATCATCTATCGCCTCCTGGCGCCCATGCTCAAGCCAACCCTCGTCGCGTTCTTCCTGTTCTCCTTCGTCTATCACTGGAACGACTACTTCTGGCCCTTGGTCATGACCACCGACGACGCCGTGCGCACCCTGCCCCTGGGCATCGCACTCCTGCGGGAGCAGGGCACCGGAGTGCGTTGGCACGTGGTGATGGCAGGCAACGTGGTGCTGAGCGCACCCGCCCTGGCAGTGTTCGCTCTGGCGCAGAAGCACCTGCTCCGCGCGGTGTCCGCCAAGGCGTTCTAG
- a CDS encoding tetratricopeptide repeat protein → MPVGALFRARAARYAAAFVFVLFGGVGFLPLFGGPGYEAALAAGVILPATAAVAVALHVRFGEFEAFDSLARGLFLGAALGLVALVTALLHGLRVGFCDLLGGSVLFGLGPMAGALMGGAWGAAAGVVTAGEGRRKVLWPLLLALCGPLAGVLVSLWRFASSPMVFAFDPFFGYFSGPLYDTVFDPVPLLVTYRAGSLATLAAGAVLAFHLQGRGATLRVCWRARPGTALLGALCAVASLGLIAAGPTLGHFSTPQSVLEVLERRTESARCVVDYDPSIRKLDAEALAQECSAHVEQIESYLETRGPARIRVLLFANDAQKGRLMGAARTYIAKPWREEIYIQFRRYPHPVLGHELAHVIAGSFGAGPFRVSGPVFGLLPDPGRIEGLAMAAAPDEDEDLSLQQWARAMQQASLLPPLSRVFRLSFLGENSSKAYTVAGAFVDWFHGRFGARALRDWYHGASLRAVTGHELAELEAQWHESLSKVTLDERAQLAARARFDQPSVFGRRCPHEVDALAGSAYGRLRAGDPAGAREDFEQLLRLDPNNLGARRGLASCSLAAGDGKDARARLEALSKDDRLHVLERLSAVEALGDIALSAGRLDDARARYRAVLERTANTDQRRTLDVKAYSPSAAATRAIVALLVGDPSYGADFGEAASWLGRWSTLDPEDGTADYLLGKNLWNNGRPKAARGRLDAALARPIPLRSVKAEALRMGGVLACYSGDVSRARGLVAAYLDDASVPEARRSGYRRFAQRCGALPETKERH, encoded by the coding sequence ATGCCTGTCGGCGCTCTGTTTCGCGCGCGCGCGGCGCGCTACGCGGCCGCTTTCGTGTTCGTCCTTTTCGGCGGGGTCGGCTTCCTGCCGTTGTTTGGCGGGCCTGGCTACGAGGCTGCGCTTGCGGCAGGTGTGATCTTGCCCGCGACGGCTGCCGTCGCCGTCGCGCTCCACGTGCGCTTCGGGGAGTTCGAGGCCTTCGACAGTCTCGCGAGAGGGCTGTTTCTAGGTGCGGCCCTGGGTCTGGTCGCGCTGGTCACCGCGCTGCTTCACGGACTGCGTGTCGGCTTCTGTGATCTCCTCGGTGGTAGCGTGCTCTTCGGCCTGGGCCCGATGGCCGGCGCGCTGATGGGCGGCGCTTGGGGAGCGGCCGCGGGCGTGGTGACCGCGGGGGAGGGGCGGCGCAAAGTGTTGTGGCCGCTCTTGCTGGCGTTGTGCGGGCCCCTGGCTGGAGTGCTCGTCAGCCTCTGGCGCTTTGCATCGTCGCCGATGGTCTTCGCCTTCGACCCCTTCTTCGGCTACTTCTCTGGCCCGCTCTACGACACGGTGTTCGACCCCGTGCCGTTGCTCGTTACCTACCGCGCGGGATCCTTGGCCACGCTCGCGGCGGGGGCGGTGCTTGCATTCCACCTGCAAGGACGCGGAGCGACGCTGCGCGTGTGCTGGCGGGCGCGTCCGGGCACCGCGCTGCTGGGCGCGCTGTGTGCCGTGGCGTCGCTGGGGCTCATCGCGGCGGGGCCAACCCTCGGACACTTCAGCACTCCTCAGAGTGTGCTCGAGGTTCTGGAGCGTCGCACCGAAAGCGCGCGCTGCGTCGTGGACTACGACCCCAGCATCCGCAAGCTGGATGCCGAGGCCTTGGCCCAGGAGTGCAGCGCCCACGTCGAACAGATCGAGAGCTATTTGGAGACGCGCGGCCCGGCGCGCATTCGCGTGCTGCTGTTCGCCAACGATGCCCAAAAGGGGCGCCTGATGGGTGCCGCGCGCACGTACATCGCCAAACCCTGGCGCGAAGAGATCTACATTCAGTTTCGCCGCTACCCGCATCCGGTGCTCGGGCACGAGCTGGCTCACGTGATCGCGGGCAGCTTCGGCGCGGGACCCTTTCGCGTATCCGGGCCGGTCTTCGGTTTGCTTCCGGACCCCGGGCGCATCGAAGGCCTGGCCATGGCCGCAGCGCCGGACGAGGACGAAGACCTGTCCCTGCAACAGTGGGCGCGCGCCATGCAGCAAGCGTCCCTGCTGCCGCCTTTGAGCCGTGTGTTTCGTCTGAGTTTCCTCGGAGAAAACAGCAGCAAGGCCTACACCGTGGCGGGTGCTTTCGTGGACTGGTTCCACGGACGCTTCGGTGCGCGCGCGCTCAGGGATTGGTACCACGGCGCGAGCCTGCGGGCGGTCACGGGCCACGAACTAGCCGAACTCGAGGCACAGTGGCACGAGTCGTTGAGCAAGGTGACCCTCGACGAGAGGGCTCAGCTGGCCGCGCGAGCCCGCTTCGATCAGCCCAGCGTGTTTGGACGCCGCTGTCCCCACGAAGTCGACGCTCTGGCAGGCTCGGCCTACGGTCGATTGCGCGCAGGGGATCCTGCGGGCGCGCGAGAGGACTTCGAGCAGCTGTTGCGACTGGATCCGAACAACCTCGGCGCACGCCGAGGGCTGGCAAGCTGTTCGCTCGCGGCTGGCGACGGCAAAGACGCGCGCGCACGCCTCGAGGCGCTCAGCAAGGACGACCGCCTGCACGTGCTCGAGCGCCTTTCCGCGGTCGAGGCGCTCGGGGACATCGCGCTGTCCGCAGGCCGCCTCGACGACGCTCGAGCGCGCTATCGCGCGGTCTTGGAAAGGACGGCCAACACGGATCAACGTCGCACCCTGGATGTAAAGGCCTACAGCCCGTCGGCGGCGGCCACTCGGGCCATCGTTGCGCTTCTGGTGGGCGACCCAAGCTACGGAGCGGACTTCGGTGAGGCTGCGTCGTGGTTGGGACGATGGTCGACGCTCGATCCCGAGGACGGAACCGCGGACTATCTGCTCGGAAAGAACCTCTGGAACAATGGTAGACCGAAAGCCGCGCGCGGGAGGCTGGACGCCGCGCTCGCGCGGCCCATTCCGCTGCGCTCCGTGAAGGCCGAGGCGCTGCGCATGGGCGGCGTCCTCGCTTGCTACTCGGGAGACGTGTCGCGTGCGCGCGGCTTGGTTGCGGCCTATCTCGACGATGCGTCGGTACCCGAGGCCCGGCGCAGCGGCTATCGCCGATTCGCCCAGCGCTGCGGCGCGCTACCCGAGACGAAGGAGCGACACTAG
- the lon gene encoding endopeptidase La, translated as MQKRSASRQPSAEQVPILPLRNSVLFPMSVVPINVGRPRSVRLVEDLLGREDALVGVVAQRNADTVEPTFEDAYAIGTLAKPVKVIRLGPANYSVVLNGLSRFRVEKSLGLEPYMQAEITRLAEPVGDAKLLEELGQRLRERTRRALELMPNLPRETAGILDNVREPGALADLIASNFPEEQANIAVRQSILESLDPVERLNAVLSLVERQLEVLRVKDEITALVKDEMSRSQRDFVLRQQMRGIREELGEGGDDDEIEDLRERVARADLPPEAAEAARKQLSRLAGMQSSSAEFQTTRNYVEWLADLPWNRSTPDRFDVKVVRRCLDEDHFGLEQVKRRIVEYAAIRQLRKDKRGPILLFAGPPGVGKTSLGRSIARAMGRRYGRIALGGVRDEAEIRGHRRTYVGALPGRIIQALKKAGTKNPVLVLDEVDKLGVDMRGDPAAALLEVLDPAQNDSFVDHYLGVPFDLSQITFLATANYKYQIPEALKDRMEMIEVPGYTRSDKRAIAQQFLVPKQLKEHGMTTEQLQFEDDGIEAIIDYYTREAGVRGLEREIASVCREATVRLADGQAVLGERVGREHVERVLGIHQHHPEVADRQFAPGAATGLTVTGAGGDLLVVEATRMPGKGEIHVTGSMRNVMKESAATAVSYVRSRADRLHLSPEWIRNVDLHLHVPRGGSAQDAAGVGLPMFVAVASLMLGASARPDVAMTGEITLRGSILPVSGIKDKLLAAHRAGISAVVMPKRNERDLDDIPRETLADLEVHLVSRIEEVLPLVLAAPDPDEKDRSVPPSSGEAHP; from the coding sequence ATGCAGAAGCGCTCCGCTTCGCGCCAGCCCTCGGCCGAACAAGTGCCGATATTGCCGCTGCGCAATTCGGTGTTGTTCCCCATGTCGGTGGTTCCGATCAACGTGGGGCGCCCCCGAAGCGTGCGCCTAGTCGAAGACCTCCTCGGGCGCGAAGACGCGCTGGTCGGGGTGGTGGCTCAGCGCAACGCCGACACCGTCGAGCCGACCTTCGAGGACGCCTACGCCATCGGCACCTTGGCCAAGCCCGTGAAGGTGATTCGGCTCGGTCCCGCCAACTACAGCGTCGTGCTCAACGGCCTGAGTCGCTTCCGCGTCGAGAAGAGTCTCGGCCTCGAGCCCTATATGCAGGCCGAGATCACGCGGTTGGCTGAGCCCGTCGGCGATGCGAAGCTGCTTGAAGAGCTCGGCCAGCGGTTGCGAGAGCGCACACGCCGCGCGCTGGAGTTGATGCCCAATCTGCCGCGCGAGACCGCGGGTATCCTCGACAACGTCCGTGAGCCCGGCGCCCTGGCCGATCTGATCGCCTCCAACTTCCCGGAGGAACAAGCGAACATCGCCGTTCGCCAATCCATCCTGGAGTCCCTCGATCCCGTGGAGCGACTCAACGCGGTGCTGTCCCTCGTGGAGCGCCAGTTGGAAGTGCTGCGGGTCAAGGACGAGATCACGGCGCTGGTTAAGGACGAAATGAGCCGGTCCCAGCGAGACTTCGTGCTGCGGCAGCAGATGCGCGGAATTCGCGAGGAGCTAGGGGAGGGCGGCGACGACGACGAAATCGAGGACCTTCGCGAGCGGGTGGCTCGGGCGGACTTGCCACCCGAAGCCGCGGAAGCCGCCCGAAAGCAGTTGTCGCGCTTGGCGGGCATGCAGTCCTCGTCCGCCGAGTTCCAGACGACACGCAACTACGTCGAATGGTTGGCGGATCTGCCCTGGAACCGCTCCACCCCGGATCGCTTCGACGTCAAGGTCGTTCGACGTTGTTTGGACGAGGATCACTTCGGCTTGGAGCAAGTGAAGCGACGCATCGTCGAGTACGCAGCGATTCGCCAGCTGCGCAAGGACAAGCGCGGGCCGATCCTGCTGTTCGCTGGCCCTCCGGGCGTGGGCAAGACGAGCTTGGGCCGCAGTATCGCGCGCGCGATGGGACGGCGCTACGGCCGCATCGCTCTGGGCGGTGTGCGTGACGAAGCCGAGATCCGCGGTCACCGGCGCACCTACGTCGGCGCGCTACCCGGGCGCATCATTCAAGCGCTGAAGAAGGCGGGGACCAAGAACCCGGTACTGGTGCTCGACGAAGTGGACAAGCTCGGCGTCGACATGCGAGGTGACCCAGCCGCAGCACTGTTGGAAGTGCTCGATCCCGCGCAGAACGACTCCTTCGTGGATCACTACCTGGGCGTGCCCTTCGATCTGTCGCAGATCACCTTCCTGGCGACGGCCAACTACAAGTACCAAATCCCCGAGGCCCTCAAGGACCGCATGGAGATGATCGAGGTGCCGGGCTACACGCGCAGCGACAAACGCGCCATTGCCCAACAGTTCTTGGTGCCCAAGCAACTGAAGGAGCACGGCATGACGACCGAGCAGCTTCAGTTCGAGGACGACGGCATCGAGGCCATCATCGACTACTACACGCGAGAAGCAGGCGTGCGCGGGTTGGAGCGCGAGATCGCCTCGGTGTGCCGAGAAGCAACCGTGCGCTTGGCAGACGGTCAAGCCGTCCTCGGCGAACGCGTTGGACGTGAGCACGTGGAGCGAGTGCTGGGGATCCACCAGCACCACCCCGAAGTGGCGGATCGTCAGTTTGCGCCCGGGGCTGCAACGGGCCTGACGGTGACGGGCGCCGGCGGCGACTTGTTGGTGGTCGAAGCGACGCGGATGCCAGGCAAAGGCGAGATCCACGTGACCGGCAGCATGCGAAACGTGATGAAGGAATCCGCCGCGACGGCGGTATCCTACGTTCGCTCGCGGGCGGATCGCTTGCACCTGAGCCCGGAGTGGATCCGCAACGTCGACTTGCACCTGCACGTCCCGCGCGGCGGCTCTGCGCAAGATGCCGCAGGCGTGGGCTTGCCAATGTTCGTGGCCGTGGCGTCTTTGATGCTCGGCGCTTCGGCGCGGCCGGACGTGGCGATGACCGGCGAGATCACGCTGCGGGGAAGCATCCTGCCCGTGAGCGGGATCAAGGACAAGCTCCTGGCCGCACACCGCGCGGGTATCTCCGCGGTGGTCATGCCCAAGCGCAACGAACGCGATCTGGACGACATCCCGCGGGAGACCTTGGCGGATCTGGAAGTCCACTTGGTCAGCCGCATCGAAGAAGTGCTGCCCCTCGTGCTTGCCGCGCCGGATCCCGACGAAAAGGATCGCTCGGTGCCGCCGTCCAGCGGCGAAGCCCATCCTTGA